The following are encoded together in the Bacteroidota bacterium genome:
- the aroC gene encoding chorismate synthase translates to MAGNTFGRILKVSTFGESHGVALGGVLDGVPAGIEINFDAINIDLQRRKPGQSKITTQRKEDDEVEFLSGIFEGKTTGTSIGFIIKNKNQRSGDYGDIAKAYRPSHADYTYDQKYGFRDYRGGGRSSARETAIRVVAGAIAKQIIPEISVKAYVSGVGEIKLETPYNEVNFAEVENNIVRCPDTNTAKRMEDLISEVKKDGDTIGGVVSCVIDGVPAGLGEPVFDRLQAELAKAMFSINAVKGFEYGSGFEGSKLRGSQHNDLFNADGSTKTNRSGGIQGGISNGEQIYFNVAFKPVATLLMPQITIDQNFKEVELNPKGRHDPCVVPRAVPIVEAMAALVLADYYLINKTRRVI, encoded by the coding sequence ATGGCTGGAAATACATTTGGACGAATATTGAAAGTAAGTACTTTCGGAGAGTCACACGGAGTAGCGCTTGGTGGTGTTCTTGACGGAGTACCTGCGGGAATAGAAATAAACTTTGATGCGATTAATATTGATTTGCAAAGAAGGAAACCCGGACAATCAAAAATTACTACTCAAAGAAAGGAAGATGATGAAGTAGAGTTCTTATCAGGGATCTTTGAAGGAAAAACCACCGGAACGTCAATAGGATTTATTATCAAGAATAAAAACCAGCGTTCGGGTGATTATGGGGATATAGCAAAGGCTTATCGTCCATCGCATGCTGACTATACTTATGATCAAAAATATGGATTTCGCGATTATAGGGGAGGAGGTCGTTCTTCGGCGAGAGAAACTGCAATTAGAGTAGTGGCAGGAGCAATAGCAAAACAAATAATTCCCGAAATATCTGTTAAGGCATATGTTTCGGGTGTTGGAGAAATTAAGCTTGAAACACCATACAATGAGGTGAACTTTGCAGAAGTAGAGAATAACATAGTTCGTTGTCCTGATACCAATACTGCAAAAAGGATGGAAGATCTGATTAGTGAGGTAAAAAAAGACGGCGATACAATTGGGGGAGTGGTCAGCTGTGTAATTGATGGAGTACCTGCCGGTTTGGGAGAACCTGTATTCGACAGGTTACAGGCAGAACTGGCTAAGGCAATGTTTTCTATAAATGCTGTTAAAGGCTTTGAATACGGAAGTGGTTTTGAAGGAAGTAAATTACGCGGATCTCAACACAACGACCTTTTCAATGCTGACGGGAGTACAAAAACGAACCGTTCGGGAGGAATCCAGGGAGGTATTTCCAATGGAGAGCAGATATATTTTAACGTAGCATTTAAGCCCGTTGCTACTTTACTGATGCCACAAATTACCATCGATCAAAATTTTAAAGAAGTAGAGCTTAATCCGAAAGGACGTCATGATCCATGTGTAGTTCCGAGGGCTGTACCAATAGTTGAAGCGATGGCCGCATTGGTATTGGCCGATTACTATCTTATAAATAAAACCCGAAGAGTAATATAA
- a CDS encoding dicarboxylate/amino acid:cation symporter translates to MKKKLDLHWQIVIGLLLGVIWALFSSYFGLSEFTMNWIDPFGEIFINLLKLIAVPLVLFSIIGGVAGIGDAEKLGRMGFKTLLLYLSTTVLAITLGLGLVNTIKPGKLIKEESRVENRIVYELWAKSSGIEIVDKECLTCDSDNSELVSEIAKRNGTEIVSTEVENKIKLARATKEAGPLQFLIDMVPSNIFVSLNDNALMLQIIFFALFFGISLLMIPKHSSYHVIQLINGINDVFIKMVELIMLAAPYFVFALMAGIVSKMAGDNPAKVIEIFKGLSWYFVVVMIGLLLMAFGVYPLILKLFTGRSFSYKDFFSGISEAQALAFSTSSSAATLPVTMECVEENLGVDKRVTSFVLPIGATVNMDGTSLYQAIAVIFLAHIHNIDLDISHQVIIVLTATLASIGSAAIPGAGLVMLMIVLQTVGLNPAWIAIILPVDRLLDMLRTVVNVTGDATVSTIIAKTEELDK, encoded by the coding sequence ATGAAGAAGAAATTAGATCTGCACTGGCAAATAGTTATCGGTTTATTGCTTGGTGTTATTTGGGCATTGTTTTCGAGCTATTTTGGATTATCTGAATTTACTATGAATTGGATAGATCCGTTTGGGGAGATATTTATAAATCTTCTTAAGTTAATTGCAGTCCCGTTAGTTCTATTTTCTATAATTGGAGGGGTTGCCGGTATAGGTGATGCAGAGAAGCTTGGACGAATGGGCTTTAAAACATTGCTTTTATACTTAAGTACAACTGTGTTGGCAATAACTCTTGGTCTTGGATTGGTTAATACTATTAAGCCCGGTAAATTAATAAAGGAGGAATCGCGTGTTGAGAATAGAATAGTATATGAATTATGGGCAAAAAGTTCGGGTATAGAGATAGTCGATAAAGAGTGTCTTACCTGTGATAGTGACAATAGTGAATTAGTTTCTGAAATAGCAAAAAGGAATGGGACAGAGATTGTTTCTACAGAAGTCGAGAATAAAATAAAATTGGCCAGGGCTACTAAAGAGGCAGGGCCGTTACAATTTTTAATTGATATGGTGCCATCAAATATATTTGTTTCTTTGAACGATAACGCTTTGATGTTACAGATAATTTTCTTTGCACTATTTTTCGGCATTAGTCTTTTGATGATACCCAAACACTCTTCTTACCACGTTATTCAGTTGATAAATGGAATAAACGATGTATTTATAAAAATGGTAGAGCTGATTATGTTGGCTGCTCCTTATTTTGTTTTCGCATTGATGGCAGGTATTGTTTCTAAAATGGCAGGTGATAATCCTGCAAAGGTTATAGAAATTTTTAAGGGATTAAGTTGGTATTTTGTGGTTGTAATGATCGGTTTGTTGCTTATGGCCTTTGGAGTATATCCTCTAATACTGAAATTATTCACGGGTCGCAGCTTTTCGTATAAGGATTTCTTTTCGGGGATTAGTGAGGCGCAAGCATTAGCCTTTTCTACAAGTTCAAGTGCCGCCACTTTACCGGTAACGATGGAATGTGTAGAGGAAAACCTCGGAGTAGATAAACGTGTAACAAGTTTTGTTTTACCTATAGGAGCTACTGTTAATATGGATGGAACCAGCCTTTATCAGGCCATTGCTGTAATTTTCCTGGCACATATTCATAATATTGATCTTGACATTTCTCATCAGGTTATTATCGTACTTACAGCTACTTTAGCTTCGATAGGTTCAGCGGCAATCCCCGGAGCAGGCTTGGTTATGTTGATGATTGTATTGCAAACTGTAGGTCTGAACCCTGCCTGGATTGCAATTATACTGCCTGTCGACAGATTGTTGGATATGCTTAGAACAGTTGTAAATGTTACTGGAGATGCAACGGTTTCTACCATAATTGCGAAGACAGAAGAATTGGATAAATAG